One window of the Rhizorhabdus dicambivorans genome contains the following:
- the recJ gene encoding single-stranded-DNA-specific exonuclease RecJ, whose product MRSPVLNVARSILGQPWHWRGGSVDGIDAGFEPDDLIAQLLLARGCPRDGIEAHRTPTIRGFMPDPSIFRDMDRAAERLADAVENGEPVTIFGDYDVDGATSAALLVRLLRQLGLDPGAYIPDRLMEGYGPSGEALLRIGEGGTRLIVTVDCGAQAFEALALASEAGIDVVVVDHHKCTVELPRAFALVNPNRLDEEEGAAHGHLAAVGVAFLLGAALLRVLRARGWFAGRPEPKLIDLLDIVALGTVADVASLRGLNRAFVAQGIKVMAGRRNIGLAALIEASRLERAPTCTDLGFALGPRINAGGRVGKSDLGVRLLTTEDREEAREIAAELDRLNEERRSIEKAVQEEAEQLAERQSNRAVALVAAAGWHPGVIGIVAGRLKEKLGRPAIVIALDGDGIGKGSGRSIGGVDLGAAVLAAKDMGLLVAGGGHAMAAGVTVGPGGVDALADFLDERLAADVAKARDDRALLLDAVVAPGGVTPSLVEALEAGGPYGAGWPAPRIAAGAVRVIKADVVGQGHVRTIVSGRDGRSIKTIAFRAADNALGQALLGAGPDRTLWIAGRPKVDDWGSRPAAELHVEDAAWAD is encoded by the coding sequence ATGCGCTCCCCCGTCCTCAACGTCGCCCGTTCGATCCTCGGCCAGCCCTGGCACTGGCGGGGCGGGTCGGTGGACGGGATCGACGCGGGGTTCGAGCCGGATGATCTGATCGCCCAGCTGCTGCTCGCGCGCGGCTGTCCGCGCGACGGGATCGAGGCGCACCGCACGCCGACGATCCGGGGCTTCATGCCCGACCCGTCGATCTTCCGCGACATGGACCGTGCCGCCGAGCGGCTGGCCGATGCGGTCGAGAATGGCGAGCCGGTGACGATATTCGGCGATTATGACGTCGACGGCGCCACCTCGGCCGCGCTGCTGGTGCGGCTGCTGCGCCAGCTCGGGCTGGACCCGGGCGCCTATATCCCCGACCGGCTGATGGAGGGCTATGGCCCCTCGGGCGAGGCGCTGCTGCGGATCGGCGAGGGCGGCACAAGGCTGATCGTCACCGTCGATTGCGGGGCCCAGGCGTTCGAGGCGCTCGCGCTCGCCAGCGAGGCGGGAATCGACGTGGTGGTGGTCGATCACCACAAATGCACGGTCGAGCTGCCGCGCGCCTTCGCGCTGGTCAATCCCAACCGGCTCGACGAGGAGGAGGGGGCCGCGCACGGCCATCTGGCGGCGGTGGGGGTGGCCTTCCTGCTGGGCGCGGCGCTGCTGCGCGTGCTGCGGGCGCGGGGCTGGTTCGCGGGCCGGCCGGAACCGAAGCTGATCGACCTGCTCGACATCGTCGCGCTCGGCACTGTCGCCGACGTCGCCTCGCTGCGCGGGCTCAACCGTGCCTTCGTCGCGCAGGGGATCAAGGTGATGGCCGGCCGCCGCAATATCGGCCTCGCCGCGCTGATCGAGGCGTCCCGGCTGGAGCGGGCGCCGACCTGCACTGATCTGGGCTTCGCGCTGGGGCCGCGCATCAATGCCGGGGGGCGGGTCGGCAAGTCCGATCTCGGCGTGCGCCTGCTGACCACCGAGGATCGCGAGGAGGCGCGCGAGATCGCCGCCGAACTGGATCGCCTCAACGAGGAGCGCCGGTCCATCGAGAAGGCGGTGCAGGAGGAGGCCGAGCAGCTTGCCGAGCGCCAGTCGAACCGCGCCGTCGCGCTGGTCGCGGCGGCGGGCTGGCATCCCGGCGTGATCGGCATCGTCGCCGGGCGGCTGAAGGAGAAGCTCGGCCGGCCCGCGATCGTGATCGCGCTGGACGGCGACGGGATCGGCAAGGGATCGGGCCGCTCGATCGGCGGGGTCGACCTCGGCGCGGCGGTGCTTGCCGCCAAGGATATGGGCCTGCTGGTCGCGGGCGGCGGGCATGCGATGGCGGCGGGGGTGACGGTGGGGCCGGGCGGCGTCGATGCGCTTGCCGACTTCCTGGACGAGCGGCTCGCCGCCGATGTGGCGAAGGCGCGTGATGATCGCGCGCTGCTGCTCGATGCGGTGGTGGCGCCCGGCGGGGTGACGCCCAGCCTGGTCGAGGCGCTCGAAGCGGGCGGCCCCTATGGCGCGGGCTGGCCGGCGCCGCGCATCGCGGCGGGCGCGGTGCGGGTGATCAAGGCCGATGTGGTGGGGCAGGGGCATGTCCGCACCATCGTATCGGGCCGCGATGGCCGCTCGATCAAGACGATCGCCTTCCGCGCCGCCGACAATGCGCTGGGCCAGGCGCTGCTGGGGGCGGGGCC
- a CDS encoding DUF3800 domain-containing protein, with translation MASKPPDYNYVAYIDESGDPGLTKVKPRTPGGSSEWLVISAAVIPAECEPEVQTWVAEMMKAMNSHQLRDLHFQKLRPDKKSLLCSYLAQRRVKLFTLISNKQNMEGYHNPRAAKVPSNNWFYCWLTRVLLERVTGFVLAASIKRYNEPRLLKLEYSERGGLSYSQMHAYYEWLKIKGAGGAVPQFLPWGDLAWPVLHQDLMYVYNHKERDGLKLPDIAASAFFKAVDVHDTGACDASFAKLLAPAIARSPDSNMACGYGVKLMPNWKTLDRFAVPEEQRAILRFYGYPGKQWWQKVVDPGPV, from the coding sequence ATGGCCTCGAAACCACCTGACTATAATTATGTAGCGTACATCGATGAGTCCGGCGACCCCGGGCTTACCAAAGTGAAGCCTCGCACTCCCGGCGGATCAAGTGAATGGCTGGTGATATCGGCGGCAGTGATCCCTGCAGAGTGCGAGCCCGAAGTCCAAACATGGGTGGCCGAAATGATGAAGGCCATGAACAGCCATCAACTACGCGACCTTCATTTTCAGAAACTCCGTCCCGACAAGAAATCACTCCTCTGTTCCTATTTGGCGCAAAGAAGGGTGAAGTTGTTTACCCTCATCTCGAACAAGCAGAACATGGAAGGTTATCACAATCCACGAGCCGCAAAGGTGCCATCCAACAACTGGTTCTACTGCTGGTTGACGCGAGTGCTGCTTGAGCGAGTGACGGGTTTTGTGCTCGCGGCTTCCATCAAGCGCTACAACGAGCCGAGGCTGCTGAAGCTCGAATATAGCGAGCGCGGCGGCCTATCGTACAGTCAGATGCATGCCTATTACGAATGGCTCAAAATCAAAGGCGCTGGCGGTGCGGTGCCCCAATTCCTGCCTTGGGGCGATTTGGCGTGGCCAGTGCTGCATCAAGACCTCATGTATGTGTACAACCACAAGGAACGCGACGGTTTAAAGCTGCCCGACATTGCGGCGAGCGCCTTCTTCAAGGCCGTTGACGTCCACGACACCGGGGCTTGTGACGCATCATTTGCCAAACTTCTCGCCCCCGCAATCGCGCGCTCGCCCGACAGCAATATGGCCTGCGGTTATGGCGTGAAGCTCATGCCGAACTGGAAAACGCTGGATCGATTTGCCGTCCCCGAGGAACAGCGAGCGATCCTGCGCTTCTATGGATATCCTGGCAAACAATGGTGGCAAAAGGTGGTGGACCCCGGCCCCGTCTAA
- the glpX gene encoding class II fructose-bisphosphatase: protein MVKPSKALDRVLVLEMVRVTEAAAIAASTMVGRGNEKAADHAAVEAMRAAFNTLDFDGTVVIGEGERDEAPMLYIGEKVGCGIGTGPKIDIALDPLEGTTITAKAGPNALAVLAIAEEGGLLNAPDVYMDKLAIGPGYADGLVGLDRTPTENIQALAKAKGVKPNEIIACVLDRPRHEKLIAELRSLGCGIMLIPDGDVAGVIAVTNPETTIDVYMGSGGAPEGVLAAAALKCVGGQFQGRLLFRNDDEKARARKWGVTELDRIYKLDDLVKGDAIFAATGVTDGSLLQGVKRRANGCMTTESVVMRASSGTVRWVRGEHHKN from the coding sequence ATGGTGAAGCCCAGCAAGGCGCTTGATCGCGTCCTCGTCCTCGAAATGGTCCGCGTCACCGAGGCCGCCGCGATCGCCGCCTCGACGATGGTCGGCCGCGGCAACGAGAAGGCCGCCGATCATGCGGCGGTCGAAGCGATGCGCGCCGCGTTCAACACGCTCGATTTCGACGGCACCGTGGTGATCGGCGAGGGCGAGCGCGACGAGGCGCCGATGCTCTACATCGGCGAGAAGGTCGGCTGCGGCATCGGCACCGGCCCGAAGATCGACATCGCGCTCGATCCGCTCGAAGGCACCACCATCACCGCCAAGGCGGGCCCGAACGCGCTGGCCGTGCTGGCGATCGCGGAAGAGGGCGGCCTGCTCAACGCGCCCGACGTCTATATGGACAAGCTGGCGATCGGCCCGGGCTATGCGGACGGGCTGGTCGGCCTCGATCGCACCCCGACCGAGAATATCCAGGCGCTCGCCAAGGCGAAGGGCGTCAAGCCCAACGAGATCATCGCCTGCGTGCTCGATCGCCCCCGCCATGAGAAGCTGATCGCCGAGCTGCGCTCGCTGGGCTGCGGCATCATGCTGATCCCGGACGGCGACGTCGCCGGCGTGATCGCGGTGACCAACCCGGAGACGACGATCGACGTCTATATGGGTTCGGGCGGCGCGCCCGAGGGCGTGCTGGCGGCGGCCGCGCTCAAGTGCGTCGGCGGCCAGTTCCAGGGCCGGCTGCTGTTCCGCAACGACGACGAGAAGGCCCGCGCCCGCAAATGGGGCGTCACCGAGCTCGACCGGATCTACAAGCTCGATGACCTGGTGAAGGGCGACGCGATCTTCGCGGCGACCGGCGTCACCGACGGCTCGCTGCTCCAGGGCGTCAAGCGCCGCGCCAATGGCTGCATGACCACCGAGAGCGTGGTGATGCGGGCCTCCAGCGGCACCGTCCGCTGGGTGCGGGGCGAGCACCACAAGAACTGA
- a CDS encoding homoserine dehydrogenase has translation MPQPLRVALAGLGTVGAGVVKLLDANRALIERRAGRPIEVVAVSARDRSRDRGIDLSRFAWADDAATLAVAHDVDVVVELVGGSDGPALTLARETLAAGKPFVTANKAMIAHHGLELAAIAEQQGVALKYEAAVAGGIPVIKGLREGAAANVVSHVFGILNGTCNYILTEMEEKGASFDDVLAEAQRLGYAEADPSFDIDGVDAAHKLSILSSLCFGTAVDFDSIAITGIRHVIAADIAEAAALGFRVRLVGHGEESSKGLFQRVHPCLVPLSHPLAHVSGSLNAVVAHGNFVGRLFFQGRGAGEGPTASAVVADLIDIARGETGPAFAMPVAALAKPATAPAGDRRGRAYLRFTVPDRPGVLAEITAAMRDAGVSIESLIQRGATEDGNVLIVMVTHVGPERAVADALERLDGSQSIAGRPMLMHILDE, from the coding sequence ATGCCGCAACCGTTGAGGGTGGCGCTCGCAGGCCTGGGAACGGTCGGCGCCGGGGTGGTCAAGCTGCTCGACGCGAATCGGGCGCTGATCGAACGCCGCGCCGGCCGGCCGATCGAGGTGGTGGCGGTTTCCGCGCGGGATCGGTCGCGCGATCGCGGCATCGATCTGTCGCGCTTCGCCTGGGCCGACGATGCCGCCACGCTGGCCGTAGCACATGACGTGGATGTGGTGGTCGAGCTGGTGGGTGGATCCGACGGCCCGGCGCTGACCCTGGCCCGCGAGACGCTGGCGGCCGGCAAGCCCTTCGTCACCGCCAACAAGGCGATGATCGCGCATCATGGCCTGGAACTGGCGGCGATCGCCGAACAGCAGGGCGTCGCGCTGAAATATGAGGCGGCGGTCGCGGGCGGCATTCCGGTGATCAAGGGACTGCGCGAGGGTGCTGCGGCGAACGTCGTCAGCCATGTCTTCGGCATCCTCAACGGCACCTGCAACTATATCCTCACCGAAATGGAGGAGAAGGGCGCCAGCTTCGACGACGTCCTCGCCGAGGCGCAGCGGCTGGGCTATGCCGAGGCCGATCCCAGCTTCGACATCGACGGGGTGGATGCGGCGCACAAGCTGTCGATCCTGTCGAGCCTGTGCTTCGGCACCGCGGTCGACTTCGATTCGATCGCGATCACCGGCATCCGTCATGTCATCGCCGCCGACATCGCCGAGGCGGCGGCGCTGGGCTTCCGCGTCCGCCTCGTCGGCCATGGCGAGGAGAGCAGCAAGGGGCTGTTCCAGCGGGTCCATCCCTGCCTCGTCCCGCTCAGCCACCCGCTCGCCCATGTCTCGGGTTCGCTCAACGCGGTGGTGGCGCATGGCAATTTCGTCGGCCGCCTGTTCTTCCAGGGGCGCGGCGCGGGCGAGGGGCCGACCGCATCGGCGGTGGTCGCCGACCTGATCGACATCGCGCGTGGGGAGACCGGCCCGGCTTTCGCCATGCCGGTGGCGGCGCTCGCCAAGCCGGCGACGGCGCCCGCCGGAGACCGTCGCGGCCGCGCCTATCTGCGCTTCACCGTGCCCGACCGCCCCGGCGTGCTGGCCGAGATCACCGCCGCGATGCGCGATGCGGGCGTCTCGATCGAGAGCCTGATCCAGCGCGGCGCGACCGAGGACGGCAATGTGCTGATCGTGATGGTCACCCATGTCGGGCCCGAGCGGGCGGTGGCCGATGCGCTGGAGCGGCTCGACGGGTCGCAGAGCATCGCCGGACGCCCCATGCTGATGCATATCCTCGACGAATAG
- a CDS encoding OsmC family protein: MIIRSASARYVGLGKDGKGHVSTQSGVLDDQPYGFNTRFEDGKGTNPEELVAAAHASCFTMALSFALAKAGYGDGELETTAKVSLDKEGEGFKVTKSALSLTARVPGIAEDEFARIADDAKANCPISKLLNAEVTLDRRLA, encoded by the coding sequence ATGATCATACGCAGCGCATCGGCCCGTTATGTGGGGCTCGGCAAGGACGGGAAGGGGCACGTCTCCACCCAGTCGGGCGTGCTCGACGACCAGCCCTATGGCTTCAACACCCGGTTCGAGGACGGCAAGGGCACCAATCCGGAGGAACTGGTCGCCGCGGCCCACGCCTCCTGCTTCACCATGGCCCTCAGCTTCGCGCTGGCGAAGGCCGGCTATGGCGACGGAGAGCTGGAGACGACGGCGAAGGTGTCGCTCGACAAGGAGGGGGAGGGGTTCAAGGTGACGAAGTCGGCGCTCAGCCTGACGGCGCGGGTGCCGGGCATCGCCGAGGACGAGTTTGCCCGAATCGCCGACGACGCCAAGGCGAACTGCCCGATCTCCAAACTGCTGAATGCGGAGGTGACGCTGGATCGCCGGCTGGCCTGA
- a CDS encoding alpha/beta hydrolase, with amino-acid sequence MTKLTLAGLTLLICGALVAAACAPVRAFDTVMPKDSESSKIASDIAYGEGPRRKLDVYAPTGAGKRPLPVIMFIYGGSWSGGTREGYHFAARALSAAGFVTFVPDYRLVPEVHFPGFLEDCADAVRWVRAHAAEYGGDPDRIVLVGHSAGAYNAAMLALDGRFLGADRAAIRGFAGMAGPYDFLPFNGDIVKTTFGRWPRPEETQPIHYADASAPPMLLLHGGEDGTVWPKNAINLDARLRSMGVDSTLKVYPDLGHVGIVTALAKPFRGKTPVLEDITAFARRVTAKEAATPAKVATPAKVAAR; translated from the coding sequence ATGACCAAGCTGACCCTTGCCGGCCTGACCCTGCTGATCTGTGGCGCGCTGGTCGCCGCCGCCTGCGCGCCCGTCCGCGCCTTCGACACGGTGATGCCGAAGGACAGCGAGAGCAGCAAGATCGCCTCGGACATCGCCTATGGCGAGGGCCCCCGCCGCAAGCTGGACGTCTATGCCCCGACCGGGGCCGGCAAGCGCCCGCTGCCGGTGATCATGTTCATCTATGGCGGATCATGGTCGGGCGGCACGCGCGAAGGCTATCATTTCGCCGCGCGGGCGCTGTCCGCGGCAGGGTTCGTGACCTTCGTGCCCGATTATCGGCTGGTGCCGGAGGTACATTTTCCGGGCTTCCTCGAGGATTGCGCCGACGCCGTCCGCTGGGTCCGCGCCCATGCCGCCGAATATGGCGGCGATCCCGATCGGATCGTCCTCGTCGGCCATTCGGCCGGCGCCTACAACGCCGCGATGCTGGCGCTGGATGGCCGGTTCCTGGGCGCCGACCGCGCCGCGATCAGGGGGTTCGCGGGGATGGCTGGGCCCTATGACTTCCTGCCCTTCAACGGCGATATCGTGAAGACCACCTTCGGCCGCTGGCCGCGCCCGGAAGAAACCCAGCCGATCCATTATGCCGACGCATCGGCGCCGCCGATGCTGCTGCTGCATGGCGGAGAGGACGGCACGGTGTGGCCGAAGAACGCGATCAACCTCGACGCGCGGCTGCGCTCGATGGGCGTGGATTCCACTCTCAAAGTCTATCCCGACCTGGGCCATGTCGGCATCGTCACCGCGCTGGCCAAGCCGTTTCGCGGTAAGACGCCCGTGCTGGAGGACATCACCGCCTTCGCCAGACGGGTGACAGCGAAGGAAGCGGCGACGCCGGCGAAGGTGGCGACGCCGGCGAAGGTGGCGGCGCGCTGA
- a CDS encoding acyltransferase family protein produces MASGRIDILDGWRAASILFVLAGHLLPMGPHGWGINSSLTVGGMALFFALSGFLITRFLLDRADVAEFLRRRLFRIVPLAWAAMLLLALANGAGAGTIAANLLFVANLPPPRLMPGGAHLWSLCVEAQFYICVALLVALGGRRALWLLPPLCIAVTIGRIAAGAEESIVTWLRIDDILAGGTMALLCGRPGAAAALRRLPQWLPLFLLVLVLVVAGQRAGWLNYLRSYVAAAAIGVSIFSAPDAMRRLFSSRPAVYVATISYALYIFHLMFDATWLGSGDRLVKYAKRPLLLAATFAAAHISTFHFERPLIALGKRLGRP; encoded by the coding sequence ATGGCATCGGGACGGATCGATATCCTCGACGGCTGGCGGGCGGCGAGTATCCTGTTCGTGCTGGCCGGGCATCTGCTGCCGATGGGGCCGCATGGCTGGGGGATCAACAGTTCGCTGACGGTGGGCGGGATGGCGCTGTTCTTCGCGCTGTCGGGCTTCCTGATCACCCGTTTCCTGCTCGATCGCGCCGATGTGGCGGAGTTCCTGCGCCGCCGCCTGTTCCGGATCGTGCCGCTCGCCTGGGCCGCGATGCTGCTTCTCGCCCTGGCCAACGGGGCGGGAGCGGGGACGATCGCGGCCAATCTGCTGTTCGTGGCAAACCTGCCGCCGCCGCGTCTGATGCCGGGCGGTGCGCATCTCTGGAGCCTGTGCGTCGAGGCGCAATTCTATATTTGCGTCGCGCTGCTCGTCGCGCTCGGCGGCCGGCGCGCGCTGTGGCTGCTGCCGCCGCTCTGCATCGCGGTGACGATCGGCCGGATCGCGGCCGGTGCCGAGGAGAGCATCGTCACCTGGCTGCGGATCGACGACATATTGGCGGGCGGGACGATGGCGTTGCTGTGCGGCCGCCCCGGTGCAGCCGCTGCGCTGCGGCGTCTTCCCCAATGGCTGCCGCTGTTCCTGCTGGTGCTGGTGCTGGTAGTGGCCGGGCAGCGGGCGGGCTGGCTCAATTATCTGCGGTCCTATGTCGCCGCCGCCGCGATCGGCGTCTCGATCTTCAGCGCGCCCGATGCGATGCGGCGCCTCTTCTCCTCGCGCCCCGCCGTCTATGTCGCGACCATCTCCTACGCGCTCTACATCTTTCACCTGATGTTCGATGCGACCTGGCTGGGATCGGGCGATCGGCTCGTCAAATATGCCAAGCGGCCGCTGCTGCTGGCCGCCACCTTCGCCGCCGCGCACATCTCCACCTTCCATTTCGAGCGGCCGCTGATCGCGCTAGGAAAGCGCCTTGGCCGGCCATAG
- the recN gene encoding DNA repair protein RecN — translation MLTTLAIRDVVLIEALDLEFGPGLGTLTGETGAGKSILLDALGLALGVRADSGLVRNGAAQAMVSAGFDLGADHPAFALLSENGLEFEPGEALVIRRIVKADGGSRAFINDQPASAATLRELGGMLVEIHGQHDDRGLINPRGHRALLDAFGRLDVAAVAAAHADWRAAQEALETARTDLENAARDREWLDHAVEELTRFAPEPGEEAMLAAERSDMQKGARLADDIEAVNAHLEGSEGGLAALRQAARRLDRIAPEHPLLGQALEALDRAVIEASEAEDRLAAAAEAMRFDPARLETAETRLFELRALARKHRVDPDNLAALRDELSSRLDRIEAGDAGIAKLEQDARFARQAYEKSAEMLSNARRAAAQRLDLAVAAELAPLKLDAARFRTLVETLPESGWSPAGRDRIEFEISTNPGAPFAPLIKIASGGELSRFILALKVALAEQGSATTMIFDEIDRGVGGAVADAIGERLKRLSKDAQLLVVTHSPQVAARGASHWLIAKSHDGLVTRTGVRPLDSAERQEEIARMLSGAEITAEARAQAMRLLEAA, via the coding sequence ATGCTGACCACCCTGGCGATCCGCGACGTCGTGCTGATCGAGGCGCTCGATCTCGAATTCGGGCCGGGCCTCGGCACGCTGACCGGCGAGACCGGCGCGGGCAAGTCGATCCTGCTCGACGCGCTGGGGCTGGCGCTGGGTGTCCGCGCCGACAGTGGTCTGGTGCGCAACGGCGCCGCGCAGGCGATGGTTTCCGCCGGCTTCGATCTGGGCGCCGATCACCCGGCCTTCGCGCTGCTGTCCGAAAACGGGCTGGAGTTCGAGCCGGGCGAGGCGCTGGTGATCCGCCGAATCGTCAAGGCCGACGGCGGCAGCCGCGCCTTCATCAACGACCAGCCCGCGTCAGCCGCGACATTGCGCGAACTGGGCGGGATGCTGGTCGAGATTCACGGCCAGCATGACGACCGCGGCCTGATCAACCCGCGCGGGCATCGCGCCCTGCTCGATGCCTTCGGGCGGCTCGACGTCGCCGCGGTGGCCGCTGCCCATGCCGATTGGCGCGCCGCCCAGGAGGCGCTGGAGACCGCCCGCACCGATCTGGAGAACGCCGCGCGCGACCGCGAATGGCTCGACCATGCGGTCGAGGAACTGACCCGCTTCGCGCCCGAGCCCGGTGAGGAGGCGATGCTGGCCGCCGAACGATCGGACATGCAGAAGGGCGCGCGGCTGGCCGATGATATCGAGGCGGTGAACGCGCATCTCGAAGGATCGGAGGGCGGCCTCGCCGCACTGCGACAGGCGGCCCGCCGGCTCGACCGGATTGCGCCCGAGCATCCGTTGCTGGGGCAGGCACTGGAAGCGCTCGACCGCGCGGTGATCGAGGCGAGCGAGGCCGAGGACAGGCTGGCCGCCGCGGCCGAAGCGATGCGCTTCGATCCAGCCCGGCTGGAGACGGCCGAGACACGGCTGTTCGAGCTGCGCGCGCTGGCCCGCAAGCACCGGGTCGATCCCGACAACCTCGCTGCGCTGCGAGACGAGCTGAGCAGCCGGCTCGACCGGATCGAGGCGGGAGACGCGGGCATCGCAAAGCTCGAACAAGATGCTAGGTTTGCACGGCAAGCCTATGAAAAATCAGCAGAGATGCTGAGCAATGCCCGCCGCGCGGCGGCACAGCGGCTCGACCTGGCAGTGGCGGCCGAGCTGGCGCCGCTCAAGCTTGACGCGGCCCGATTCCGGACCCTGGTCGAGACGCTGCCCGAAAGCGGCTGGTCGCCCGCCGGCCGCGACCGGATCGAGTTCGAGATATCAACCAACCCCGGCGCGCCATTCGCTCCGCTGATCAAGATCGCCAGCGGCGGGGAGCTGTCGCGCTTCATCCTGGCGCTCAAGGTGGCGCTGGCGGAACAGGGATCGGCCACCACGATGATCTTCGACGAGATCGATCGGGGCGTCGGCGGCGCGGTGGCCGACGCCATCGGCGAACGGCTCAAGCGCCTGTCCAAGGACGCCCAGCTCCTCGTCGTCACCCACAGCCCGCAGGTCGCCGCGCGCGGCGCCAGCCACTGGCTGATCGCCAAGAGCCATGACGGGCTCGTTACCCGCACCGGGGTCCGCCCGCTCGACAGCGCGGAGCGGCAGGAGGAGATCGCCCGGATGCTCTCCGGAGCCGAAATCACCGCCGAGGCCCGCGCGCAGGCGATGCGGCTGCTGGAAGCTGCCTAA
- a CDS encoding DUF5985 family protein translates to MLLAHFLAGAVTLGFLLAGLFFLRFWRRTGDELFFSFAIAFALLGLAQGAIMLANSYLEERAWAYLPRLVAFALIILAIGRKNRRVR, encoded by the coding sequence ATGCTGCTCGCGCATTTCCTTGCCGGGGCGGTGACGCTGGGCTTCCTGCTCGCCGGGCTGTTCTTCCTCCGCTTCTGGCGCCGCACCGGCGACGAGTTGTTCTTCTCCTTCGCGATCGCCTTCGCGCTGCTGGGCCTTGCCCAAGGCGCTATCATGCTCGCCAATTCCTATCTCGAGGAGCGGGCCTGGGCCTATCTGCCGCGCCTCGTCGCCTTCGCGCTGATCATCCTGGCGATCGGGCGGAAGAACCGGCGGGTTCGTTAG
- a CDS encoding DUF5985 family protein, which produces MVAHFPTVVYLLSFAASVVCAGMLGRSYRSSRAPLLFWSAACFSLLAINNLVLVIDLVVTPPTVDLQVPRLLISLAAVVTLLFGFIWNGED; this is translated from the coding sequence ATGGTCGCCCATTTTCCAACGGTCGTCTATCTGCTCAGCTTCGCGGCCAGCGTGGTCTGCGCCGGCATGCTGGGACGCAGCTACCGGTCCTCGCGCGCGCCGCTGCTCTTCTGGAGCGCCGCCTGTTTCTCGCTTCTGGCGATCAACAATCTGGTGCTGGTGATCGATCTGGTGGTGACTCCGCCGACGGTCGATCTGCAGGTGCCCCGCCTGCTGATCAGCCTGGCTGCGGTCGTGACCCTGTTGTTCGGCTTCATCTGGAATGGAGAGGACTGA